In Syngnathus acus chromosome 5, fSynAcu1.2, whole genome shotgun sequence, a genomic segment contains:
- the LOC119122596 gene encoding tensin-2-like isoform X1 — MGCIHSLASRIKEADPEGTPLKTDPEVLPEILQLVEVSTTCASTPDQLNSMKSASLKKRSSMPRSKSEEQVMEQVMERHYDIDLTYITERIISVFFMPELEEQRYHGELQEMATMLKSKHQDKFLLLNLSEKRHDMTRLIPKMQDFGWPDLHAPPLDRICTVCKAMETWLSADPNNVAVLHCKGNKGKTGVIVAAYMHYSKISAGADQALTTLAMRKFCEDKVSSSLQPSQNRYIYYFGGLLSGAIKMNSSPLFLHQILIPSLPNFQTGGGYFPFLKLYQSLQLIYTSCVYNPQTSRSRKLCVTMEPALLLKGDILVKCYHRRSQAAEREVVFRIQFHTCTIHGAQLWFGKKDLDVACTDDRFPRDAAVEFIFSSSPEKINENQKTDASIKMNYNTSDPVVQWDSYENLNLHHQDSPGNISHTRGPLDGSLYAQVRKRRGPVPTSSPNGCLSSSPTVKTQIASQPQTLTSTSGCVPFTSHPESETTESLTEKGERGTRERVRDKDRETEILDEANLSSTGGLRRERSCCGRAGIKCGGVGRQWEEEPCLSNGHCAGCRNSIKKHPKSQTLPTLATKSVSPPPHLTHMELCHRHSVHPLPAWEQPAPSAPCLHRSCFPYSASEHSHGHTLPASNRLYNDECQGFHYASQNPIAHLSHQSLHSSPYREMFFSPPNQCPCRDCSSRREHQAASVRLLHPMHPDQAVGLQRTREALWESKNPWEVPGEADFWQCKAAVPPYHGCHSAALKQGAEQQRFVLGPHQNYPSPQPVVDTRDGVSSGYHSPPPPRQSCPCSPYQSSPVESHESRGYASGYLSGSASPPPASSPSLGREILAGTPPEAKDHQNEHLKAEKTTAGAEVDVSRSSEGKRDRSSTQTLDSDHDYTVIGGSSPTHTDDSLSQDASLALEFNTNGSKTLLIAEAEEQSPSPDVTPPSSEPPHSRTSDGKKLEELKVKENNEDTDQSQSTTIIFTPVQDHLNGSNAPSDGPSSRSATHVAGPSSSNNSSQISPSESPCRSSPSATDLRLTPERDSSTDPAKPPSPVPDGYRTPTFPLAPYYYPLLSVPHVPYTGYTAITIPAAQPPLPEKKRLSGTPGSLNGHTSHLRGSPAPSPIHNMALSPISAEQKQYSSSSREDIRVNAKFVQDSSKYWYKPSISRDQAIAVLKDKEPGTFLIRDSNSFQGAYGLALKVATPPPNANITGSKADVLEQLVRHFLIETGPRGVKIKGCLNEAYFGSLSALVYQHSITPISLPCALRVPERDLIGDLQEIRTVTNTSTAADLLKQGAACNVLYLNSVETESLTGPEAVSKATKSTLALSPRPAATMVHFKVSSQGITLTDSKRRLFFRRHYPISSVTFSSLDPQDQRWTNSDSTSSKMFGFVARRTGSATENVCHLFAELDPEQPAVAIVNFINKVMLGPQLRR, encoded by the exons ATGGGCTGCATTCACAGCCTGGCCAGCAGAATTAAAGAAGCTGACCCCGAGGGTACCCCTCTAAAGACCGACCCCGAGGTGCTCCCTGAGATCCTGCAGCTTGTGGAG gTGTCCACCACCTGTGCCTCAACACCAGACCAG ctcaatTCCATGAAATCTGCATCACTGAAGAAAAGAAGCTCCATGCCGAG AAGTAAAAGTGAGGAGCAGGTGATGGAGCAGGTGATGGAGCGCCACTACGACATTGACCTCACCTATATCACGGAGAGGATCATCTCGGTCTTCTTCATGCCTGAGCTTGAAGAACAGCGATACCATGGGGAGCTGCAGGAAATGGCGACCATGCTTAAATCCAAGCACCAAGACAAGTTTCTG CTTTTAAATTTATCAGAGAAGAGACACGACATGACAAGACTCATCCCAAAG ATGCAGGACTTTGGCTGGCCCGATCTCCACGCTCCACCTTTGGACAGGATCTGTACTGTATGTAAGGCTATGGAGACGTGGCTTAGCGCTGATCCGAATAATGTAGCGGTTCTCCACTGTAAG GGAAACAAAGGGAAGACGGGGGTCATTGTGGCGGCCTACATGCACTACAGCAAGATCTCAGCAgg AGCGGACCAGGCGCTCACCACGCTGGCCATGAGGAAATTCTGCGAGGACAAAGTTTCTTCTTCCCTTCAGCCCTCTCAGAACAG GTACATCTACTACTTTGGTGGTCTGCTCTCCGGTGCCATTAAAATGAACAGCAGTCCTTTGTTCCTTCATCAGATTCTTATTCCATCACTGCCAAATTTTCAGACGGGAGGAG gtTACTTTCCATTTCTGAAGCTCTACCAATCGCTACAGCTGATCTACACTTCCTGCGTCTA CAACCCTCAGACCTCGAGGTCCAGAAAGCTGTGTGTGACCATGGAACCGGCGTTATTGTTAAAGGGGGACATTCTG GTCAAGTGCTATCATCGACGGAGCCAGGCAGCAGAGAGAGAAGTGGTGTTCAGGATCCAGTTCCACACGTGCACCATTCATGGCGCCCAGCTGTGGTTTGGCAAGAAGGACCTCGACGTAGCTTgcacag ATGACAGGTTCCCTCGTGATGCTGCAGTGGAGTTTATCTTTTCTAGCAGCCCAGAAAAAATAAACG AAAACCAAAAGACAGATGCCTCCATCAAAATGAACTACAACACATCAGATCCGGTAGTCCAATGGGATTCTTATGAGAACTTGAACCTGCACCATCAAGACAGCCCAGGGA ATATTTCTCATACCCGGGGCCCTCTGGACGGTAGTCTGTACGCACAGGTGAGAAAACGCAGAGGACCGGTCCCGACTTCCTCACCCAACGGATGCCTCAGCAGCAGCCCAACGGTGAAGACACAGATTGCCAGCCAGCCGCAAACTCTCACCAGCACTTCCGGCTGCGTCCCCTTTACTTCCCATCCCGAAAGCGAGACTACTGAAAGTCTGACGGAAAAAGGAGAAAGGGGAACAAGAGAGCGTGTACGAGACAAAGACAGAGAGACGGAGATTTTAGACGAGGCAAACCTGTCAAGTACGGGTGGATTAAGGCGAGAACGCTCATGTTGCGGTCGAGCAGGTATCAAGTGTGGAGGGGTGGGGCGGCAATGGGAGGAAGAGCCGTGCCTATCCAATGGTCACTGTGCTGGATGCCGCAACAGTATTAAAAAACATCCCAAAAGCCAAACCCTGCCGACCTTAGCGACCAAATCCGTGTCACCTCCACCTCATTTGACTCATATGGAACTCTGTCATCGCCATAGTGTCCATCCTCTGCCCGCGTGGGAACAGCCGGCCCCATCTGCACCTTGCCTCCACAGATCGTGCTTCCCTTATTCCGCTTCCGAGCATTCGCATGGTCACACCCTTCCAGCTTCGAACAGACTCTACAATGATGAATGCCAAGGCTTCCATTATGCCAGCCAAAACCCCATCGCTCACCTTTCCCACCAGTCGCTCCATTCAAGCCCATACCGAGAGATGTTCTTCAGTCCTCCAAATCAATGTCCTTGCCGAGATTGCTCCAGCAGGCGGGAGCACCAAGCGGCCTCGGTCAGACTGCTCCATCCGATGCATCCGGACCAGGCGGTGGGATTACAACGGACTAGAGAGGCATTGTGGGAAAGTAAAAACCCGTGGGAAGTGCCAGGAGAGGCTGACTTCTGGCAGTGTAAAGCAGCCGTGCCACCATATCACGGCTGTCACTCTGCTGCTTTAAAACAGGGAGCGGAGCAGCAAAGGTTTGTCCTTGGACCTCACCAGAATTATCCCAGCCCCCAGCCTGTGGTGGACACGCGGGACGGAGTCAGCAGTGGATACCACAGCCCTCCGCCCCCACGACAATCTTGCCCCTGCTCTCCTTATCAATCATCTCCCGTCGAGAGCCATGAGAGTCGAGGTTATGCTTCAGGTTACCTCTCTGGGTCAGCCTCTCCTCCGCCTGCCAGTAGCCCCTCCCTTGGGAGAGAAATACTTGCAGGAACCCCTCCAGAAGCCAAAGATCATCAGAACGAGCATCTCAAAG cGGAAAAGACCACAGCTGGTGCAGAGGTCGACGTATCGCGGAGTTCAGAGGGTAAACGTGATAGATCAAGCACCCAGACTCTGGATTCTGATCATGACTATACAGTCATTGGTGGCAGCagccccacacacacagatgacaG TTTAAGTCAAGACGCCTCACTAGCACTGGAGTTCAACACAAATGGAAGCAAAACACTTTTAATAGCAGAGGCAGAAGAGCAATCCCCAAGTCCTGACGTAACACCGCCGTCAAGTGAACCTCCTCACAGTCGTACATCTGATGGAAAGAAACTTGAGGAACtaaaagtcaaagaaaataacGAGGATACCGATCAGTCTCAAAGTACCACTATCATCTTCACCCCGGTGCAAGACCACCTCAACGGCTCAAATGCGCCGAGTGACGGCCCATCCTCCCGCAGCGCGACACACGTTGCCGGTCCGAGCTCTTCCAACAACTCCTCACAAATTTCTCCAAGTGAGTCCCCATGTCGCAGCTCCCCGTCGGCGACAGATCTTCGCCTCACGCCTGAGAGAGACAGCTCCACTGACCCCGCCAAACCACCGTCGCCTGTGCCTGATGGTTACCGCACGCCAACGTTCCCCCTCGCACCTTATTACTACCCGTTACTAAGTGTCCCACATGTCCCTTACACTGGCTACACCGCAATCACAATCCCAGCCGCTCAGCCGCCACTCCCGGAGAAGAAACGACTTTCAGGGACACCGGGATCGCTTAACGGGCACACTTCTCATCTACGAGGCTCTCCGGCGCCTTCCCCCATCCACAATATGGCTTTGTCCCCAATTTCGGCAGAGCAGAAACAGtatagcagcagcagcagggaggacATCAGGGTCAACGCTAAGTTTGTCCAAGATAGTTCCAAGTACTGGTACAAACCAAGCATCTCCAGAGACCAAG CCATCGCAGTGTTGAAGGACAAGGAGCCGGGAACTTTCCTCATCAGAGACAGTAATTCCTTCCAAGGTGCCTACGGCCTGGCCCTCAAAGTGGCCACACCTCCTCCTAATGCCAACATCACTGGAAGCAAAG CAGATGTCCTGGAACAGCTCGTGAGACATTTCCTCATTGAGACAGGACCGCGAGGTGTCAAAATCAAGGGCTGTCTGAATGAAGCATATTTTG GGAGTTTGTCTGCCCTGGTGTATCAACATTCAATCACACCCATCTCTTTGCCGTGTGCCCTTCGTGTCCCAGAAAGAG ATCTGATCGGCGATCTTCAGGAGATACGGACCGTAACAAACACAAGCACGGCGGCCGACCTCCTTAAACAGGGAGCAG CTTGCAACGTTCTCTATCTGAACTCGGTGGAAACGGAATCATTAACGGGACCGGAAGCCGTTTCCAAAGCAACCAAAAGTACACTGGCTCTGAGTCCACGTCCTGCTGCAACAATGGTCCATTTTAAAGTTTCCTCTCAGGGCATCACTCTGACTGACAGCAAAAGAAG ATTATTTTTCCGGAGGCACTACCCCATCAGCAGTGTGACTTTCAGCAGTCTTGACCCCCAAGACCAGAG ATGGACTAACAGTGATAGCACGTCCAGCAA gATGTTTGGTTTTGTTGCCAGGCGGACAGGCAGCGCCACAGAGAATGTGTGTCACCTTTTTGCAGAGCTGGATCCAGAGCAACCTGCAGTGGCTATTGTCAACTTTATCAATAAAGTTATGCTCGGACCACAGCTACGCCGATGA
- the LOC119122596 gene encoding tensin-2-like isoform X4 has translation MKSASLKKRSSMPRSKSEEQVMEQVMERHYDIDLTYITERIISVFFMPELEEQRYHGELQEMATMLKSKHQDKFLLLNLSEKRHDMTRLIPKMQDFGWPDLHAPPLDRICTVCKAMETWLSADPNNVAVLHCKGNKGKTGVIVAAYMHYSKISAGADQALTTLAMRKFCEDKVSSSLQPSQNRYIYYFGGLLSGAIKMNSSPLFLHQILIPSLPNFQTGGGYFPFLKLYQSLQLIYTSCVYNPQTSRSRKLCVTMEPALLLKGDILVKCYHRRSQAAEREVVFRIQFHTCTIHGAQLWFGKKDLDVACTDDRFPRDAAVEFIFSSSPEKINENQKTDASIKMNYNTSDPVVQWDSYENLNLHHQDSPGNISHTRGPLDGSLYAQVRKRRGPVPTSSPNGCLSSSPTVKTQIASQPQTLTSTSGCVPFTSHPESETTESLTEKGERGTRERVRDKDRETEILDEANLSSTGGLRRERSCCGRAGIKCGGVGRQWEEEPCLSNGHCAGCRNSIKKHPKSQTLPTLATKSVSPPPHLTHMELCHRHSVHPLPAWEQPAPSAPCLHRSCFPYSASEHSHGHTLPASNRLYNDECQGFHYASQNPIAHLSHQSLHSSPYREMFFSPPNQCPCRDCSSRREHQAASVRLLHPMHPDQAVGLQRTREALWESKNPWEVPGEADFWQCKAAVPPYHGCHSAALKQGAEQQRFVLGPHQNYPSPQPVVDTRDGVSSGYHSPPPPRQSCPCSPYQSSPVESHESRGYASGYLSGSASPPPASSPSLGREILAGTPPEAKDHQNEHLKAEKTTAGAEVDVSRSSEGKRDRSSTQTLDSDHDYTVIGGSSPTHTDDSLSQDASLALEFNTNGSKTLLIAEAEEQSPSPDVTPPSSEPPHSRTSDGKKLEELKVKENNEDTDQSQSTTIIFTPVQDHLNGSNAPSDGPSSRSATHVAGPSSSNNSSQISPSESPCRSSPSATDLRLTPERDSSTDPAKPPSPVPDGYRTPTFPLAPYYYPLLSVPHVPYTGYTAITIPAAQPPLPEKKRLSGTPGSLNGHTSHLRGSPAPSPIHNMALSPISAEQKQYSSSSREDIRVNAKFVQDSSKYWYKPSISRDQAIAVLKDKEPGTFLIRDSNSFQGAYGLALKVATPPPNANITGSKADVLEQLVRHFLIETGPRGVKIKGCLNEAYFGSLSALVYQHSITPISLPCALRVPERDLIGDLQEIRTVTNTSTAADLLKQGAACNVLYLNSVETESLTGPEAVSKATKSTLALSPRPAATMVHFKVSSQGITLTDSKRRLFFRRHYPISSVTFSSLDPQDQRWTNSDSTSSKMFGFVARRTGSATENVCHLFAELDPEQPAVAIVNFINKVMLGPQLRR, from the exons ATGAAATCTGCATCACTGAAGAAAAGAAGCTCCATGCCGAG AAGTAAAAGTGAGGAGCAGGTGATGGAGCAGGTGATGGAGCGCCACTACGACATTGACCTCACCTATATCACGGAGAGGATCATCTCGGTCTTCTTCATGCCTGAGCTTGAAGAACAGCGATACCATGGGGAGCTGCAGGAAATGGCGACCATGCTTAAATCCAAGCACCAAGACAAGTTTCTG CTTTTAAATTTATCAGAGAAGAGACACGACATGACAAGACTCATCCCAAAG ATGCAGGACTTTGGCTGGCCCGATCTCCACGCTCCACCTTTGGACAGGATCTGTACTGTATGTAAGGCTATGGAGACGTGGCTTAGCGCTGATCCGAATAATGTAGCGGTTCTCCACTGTAAG GGAAACAAAGGGAAGACGGGGGTCATTGTGGCGGCCTACATGCACTACAGCAAGATCTCAGCAgg AGCGGACCAGGCGCTCACCACGCTGGCCATGAGGAAATTCTGCGAGGACAAAGTTTCTTCTTCCCTTCAGCCCTCTCAGAACAG GTACATCTACTACTTTGGTGGTCTGCTCTCCGGTGCCATTAAAATGAACAGCAGTCCTTTGTTCCTTCATCAGATTCTTATTCCATCACTGCCAAATTTTCAGACGGGAGGAG gtTACTTTCCATTTCTGAAGCTCTACCAATCGCTACAGCTGATCTACACTTCCTGCGTCTA CAACCCTCAGACCTCGAGGTCCAGAAAGCTGTGTGTGACCATGGAACCGGCGTTATTGTTAAAGGGGGACATTCTG GTCAAGTGCTATCATCGACGGAGCCAGGCAGCAGAGAGAGAAGTGGTGTTCAGGATCCAGTTCCACACGTGCACCATTCATGGCGCCCAGCTGTGGTTTGGCAAGAAGGACCTCGACGTAGCTTgcacag ATGACAGGTTCCCTCGTGATGCTGCAGTGGAGTTTATCTTTTCTAGCAGCCCAGAAAAAATAAACG AAAACCAAAAGACAGATGCCTCCATCAAAATGAACTACAACACATCAGATCCGGTAGTCCAATGGGATTCTTATGAGAACTTGAACCTGCACCATCAAGACAGCCCAGGGA ATATTTCTCATACCCGGGGCCCTCTGGACGGTAGTCTGTACGCACAGGTGAGAAAACGCAGAGGACCGGTCCCGACTTCCTCACCCAACGGATGCCTCAGCAGCAGCCCAACGGTGAAGACACAGATTGCCAGCCAGCCGCAAACTCTCACCAGCACTTCCGGCTGCGTCCCCTTTACTTCCCATCCCGAAAGCGAGACTACTGAAAGTCTGACGGAAAAAGGAGAAAGGGGAACAAGAGAGCGTGTACGAGACAAAGACAGAGAGACGGAGATTTTAGACGAGGCAAACCTGTCAAGTACGGGTGGATTAAGGCGAGAACGCTCATGTTGCGGTCGAGCAGGTATCAAGTGTGGAGGGGTGGGGCGGCAATGGGAGGAAGAGCCGTGCCTATCCAATGGTCACTGTGCTGGATGCCGCAACAGTATTAAAAAACATCCCAAAAGCCAAACCCTGCCGACCTTAGCGACCAAATCCGTGTCACCTCCACCTCATTTGACTCATATGGAACTCTGTCATCGCCATAGTGTCCATCCTCTGCCCGCGTGGGAACAGCCGGCCCCATCTGCACCTTGCCTCCACAGATCGTGCTTCCCTTATTCCGCTTCCGAGCATTCGCATGGTCACACCCTTCCAGCTTCGAACAGACTCTACAATGATGAATGCCAAGGCTTCCATTATGCCAGCCAAAACCCCATCGCTCACCTTTCCCACCAGTCGCTCCATTCAAGCCCATACCGAGAGATGTTCTTCAGTCCTCCAAATCAATGTCCTTGCCGAGATTGCTCCAGCAGGCGGGAGCACCAAGCGGCCTCGGTCAGACTGCTCCATCCGATGCATCCGGACCAGGCGGTGGGATTACAACGGACTAGAGAGGCATTGTGGGAAAGTAAAAACCCGTGGGAAGTGCCAGGAGAGGCTGACTTCTGGCAGTGTAAAGCAGCCGTGCCACCATATCACGGCTGTCACTCTGCTGCTTTAAAACAGGGAGCGGAGCAGCAAAGGTTTGTCCTTGGACCTCACCAGAATTATCCCAGCCCCCAGCCTGTGGTGGACACGCGGGACGGAGTCAGCAGTGGATACCACAGCCCTCCGCCCCCACGACAATCTTGCCCCTGCTCTCCTTATCAATCATCTCCCGTCGAGAGCCATGAGAGTCGAGGTTATGCTTCAGGTTACCTCTCTGGGTCAGCCTCTCCTCCGCCTGCCAGTAGCCCCTCCCTTGGGAGAGAAATACTTGCAGGAACCCCTCCAGAAGCCAAAGATCATCAGAACGAGCATCTCAAAG cGGAAAAGACCACAGCTGGTGCAGAGGTCGACGTATCGCGGAGTTCAGAGGGTAAACGTGATAGATCAAGCACCCAGACTCTGGATTCTGATCATGACTATACAGTCATTGGTGGCAGCagccccacacacacagatgacaG TTTAAGTCAAGACGCCTCACTAGCACTGGAGTTCAACACAAATGGAAGCAAAACACTTTTAATAGCAGAGGCAGAAGAGCAATCCCCAAGTCCTGACGTAACACCGCCGTCAAGTGAACCTCCTCACAGTCGTACATCTGATGGAAAGAAACTTGAGGAACtaaaagtcaaagaaaataacGAGGATACCGATCAGTCTCAAAGTACCACTATCATCTTCACCCCGGTGCAAGACCACCTCAACGGCTCAAATGCGCCGAGTGACGGCCCATCCTCCCGCAGCGCGACACACGTTGCCGGTCCGAGCTCTTCCAACAACTCCTCACAAATTTCTCCAAGTGAGTCCCCATGTCGCAGCTCCCCGTCGGCGACAGATCTTCGCCTCACGCCTGAGAGAGACAGCTCCACTGACCCCGCCAAACCACCGTCGCCTGTGCCTGATGGTTACCGCACGCCAACGTTCCCCCTCGCACCTTATTACTACCCGTTACTAAGTGTCCCACATGTCCCTTACACTGGCTACACCGCAATCACAATCCCAGCCGCTCAGCCGCCACTCCCGGAGAAGAAACGACTTTCAGGGACACCGGGATCGCTTAACGGGCACACTTCTCATCTACGAGGCTCTCCGGCGCCTTCCCCCATCCACAATATGGCTTTGTCCCCAATTTCGGCAGAGCAGAAACAGtatagcagcagcagcagggaggacATCAGGGTCAACGCTAAGTTTGTCCAAGATAGTTCCAAGTACTGGTACAAACCAAGCATCTCCAGAGACCAAG CCATCGCAGTGTTGAAGGACAAGGAGCCGGGAACTTTCCTCATCAGAGACAGTAATTCCTTCCAAGGTGCCTACGGCCTGGCCCTCAAAGTGGCCACACCTCCTCCTAATGCCAACATCACTGGAAGCAAAG CAGATGTCCTGGAACAGCTCGTGAGACATTTCCTCATTGAGACAGGACCGCGAGGTGTCAAAATCAAGGGCTGTCTGAATGAAGCATATTTTG GGAGTTTGTCTGCCCTGGTGTATCAACATTCAATCACACCCATCTCTTTGCCGTGTGCCCTTCGTGTCCCAGAAAGAG ATCTGATCGGCGATCTTCAGGAGATACGGACCGTAACAAACACAAGCACGGCGGCCGACCTCCTTAAACAGGGAGCAG CTTGCAACGTTCTCTATCTGAACTCGGTGGAAACGGAATCATTAACGGGACCGGAAGCCGTTTCCAAAGCAACCAAAAGTACACTGGCTCTGAGTCCACGTCCTGCTGCAACAATGGTCCATTTTAAAGTTTCCTCTCAGGGCATCACTCTGACTGACAGCAAAAGAAG ATTATTTTTCCGGAGGCACTACCCCATCAGCAGTGTGACTTTCAGCAGTCTTGACCCCCAAGACCAGAG ATGGACTAACAGTGATAGCACGTCCAGCAA gATGTTTGGTTTTGTTGCCAGGCGGACAGGCAGCGCCACAGAGAATGTGTGTCACCTTTTTGCAGAGCTGGATCCAGAGCAACCTGCAGTGGCTATTGTCAACTTTATCAATAAAGTTATGCTCGGACCACAGCTACGCCGATGA